Proteins encoded together in one Microbacterium oxydans window:
- a CDS encoding MDR family MFS transporter yields MSATATKDAPFLLTKRRIWIIFSALIAGMLLSSLDQTIVSTAMPTIVGQLGGVDHQVWITTAYLLATTIVMPIYGKFGDVLGRRNLFLVAIALFTLASVGCAFASDFWMFVIFRALQGLGGGGLMILSQAIIADIVPANERGKYMGPLGAVFGLSAVAGPLLGGYFVDHLTWQWAFYINIPVGIAAFIIALVALKLPSKKAEKPIDIFGVIFLSIATTCLIFFTDFGGDKEFGWDSLATWAWGAGLLVAATAFVITESRAQDPIIPLSLFRNPIFINATAIGLVLGIGMFAAIGFVPTFLQMSSGTSAAESGLLMIPMMVGLMGTSIFSGIAISKTGKYKIYPILGTIITGVAMVSMTTLSAATPIWLICVFLFVFGAGLGLIMQVVVLVVQNAVPANEIGTATSTNNYFREVGASLGTAVFGTIFTTRLTENLLGVFAGAGASPDAASQAASTIDPSTLSSLPDEVREGIVTAYADALAPVFWYLVPFIAIALLLSLFLKQIPLSDQAGLVARGEAISGEEAERLEAEQRGVGHAVAVTDTERADTGSTPVSR; encoded by the coding sequence ATGTCCGCCACCGCCACGAAGGATGCGCCCTTCCTGCTCACGAAGCGCCGCATCTGGATCATCTTCAGCGCCCTCATCGCGGGCATGCTGCTCTCCAGCCTCGACCAGACCATCGTCTCCACCGCCATGCCGACCATCGTCGGACAGCTCGGCGGCGTCGACCATCAGGTCTGGATCACCACCGCGTATCTCCTCGCGACCACCATCGTGATGCCGATCTACGGCAAGTTCGGCGACGTGCTGGGCCGTCGCAACCTGTTCCTCGTCGCGATCGCGCTGTTCACGCTCGCCTCGGTCGGCTGCGCGTTCGCCTCCGACTTCTGGATGTTCGTCATCTTCCGCGCCCTGCAGGGTCTCGGCGGCGGCGGTCTGATGATCCTGTCGCAGGCGATCATCGCCGACATCGTCCCCGCCAACGAGCGCGGCAAGTACATGGGCCCGCTCGGCGCCGTCTTCGGCCTGTCCGCCGTCGCCGGTCCGCTGCTCGGCGGCTACTTCGTCGATCACCTGACGTGGCAGTGGGCGTTCTACATCAACATCCCGGTCGGCATCGCCGCCTTCATCATCGCCCTGGTCGCGCTCAAGCTGCCGAGCAAGAAGGCCGAGAAGCCGATCGACATCTTCGGCGTCATCTTCCTGTCGATCGCGACGACGTGCCTGATCTTCTTCACTGACTTCGGCGGCGACAAGGAGTTCGGGTGGGACTCGCTCGCGACCTGGGCCTGGGGTGCCGGACTCCTCGTCGCGGCCACCGCGTTCGTCATCACCGAGTCGCGGGCGCAGGACCCGATCATCCCGCTCAGCCTGTTCCGGAACCCGATCTTCATCAACGCCACCGCGATCGGTCTCGTGCTCGGCATCGGGATGTTCGCCGCGATCGGCTTCGTGCCCACGTTCCTGCAGATGTCGTCGGGCACCTCGGCAGCCGAATCGGGTCTGCTGATGATCCCCATGATGGTCGGCCTGATGGGAACGTCGATCTTCTCGGGCATCGCGATCTCGAAGACGGGCAAGTACAAGATCTACCCGATCCTCGGCACGATCATCACCGGCGTCGCGATGGTCTCCATGACCACGCTCTCCGCCGCGACCCCGATCTGGTTGATCTGCGTCTTCCTGTTCGTGTTCGGCGCCGGGCTCGGCCTCATCATGCAGGTCGTCGTCCTCGTGGTGCAGAACGCGGTCCCCGCGAACGAGATCGGCACCGCGACCAGCACGAACAACTACTTCCGGGAGGTGGGTGCGTCTCTGGGCACCGCGGTGTTCGGGACGATCTTCACCACCCGGCTGACCGAGAACCTGCTCGGCGTGTTCGCGGGTGCCGGCGCCTCTCCCGACGCCGCGTCCCAGGCTGCATCGACGATCGACCCGTCGACGCTCAGCTCGCTGCCGGACGAGGTGCGCGAGGGCATCGTCACGGCGTATGCGGACGCCCTGGCCCCGGTGTTCTGGTACCTCGTGCCGTTCATCGCGATCGCCCTGCTCCTCTCGCTGTTCCTCAAGCAGATCCCGCTCTCCGACCAGGCCGGTCTCGTCGCCCGCGGGGAAGCCATCAGCGGCGAGGAGGCGGAGCGCCTGGAGGCCGAGCAGCGCGGCGTCGGGCACGCGGTCGCCGTCACGGACACCGAGCGGGCGGACACCGGTTCCACTCCCGTGTCGCGCTGA
- a CDS encoding TetR/AcrR family transcriptional regulator: MSDSADSLREQRKRETSRGLTDAARRMTTERGFAGFTIEELCADVGVSRRTFFNYFESKENAVFGFATIDSRQEALEEDFTAQHGDLLDDFIQLTIRRFELFNPVDDAPALFAVIEQEPRLIKAAFEQIAKNERRDVGLILRRIEDAPDAELRAEVVVHTVGALVRMSMDQLLHHQSTEPFGDLITRRLGLARSLYAPSQKDH, translated from the coding sequence ATGAGCGACAGTGCAGATTCCCTGCGAGAGCAGCGCAAGCGCGAGACCTCCCGGGGACTCACGGATGCGGCCCGCCGGATGACGACGGAGCGGGGCTTCGCCGGATTCACCATCGAGGAGCTGTGCGCCGATGTGGGCGTCTCCCGCCGCACCTTCTTCAACTACTTCGAGAGCAAGGAGAACGCGGTCTTCGGATTCGCGACGATCGACTCCCGCCAGGAGGCGCTCGAGGAGGACTTCACCGCGCAGCACGGGGACCTGCTCGACGACTTCATCCAGCTCACGATCCGCCGCTTCGAGCTGTTCAACCCGGTCGACGACGCCCCCGCCCTGTTCGCGGTGATCGAGCAGGAGCCGCGGCTGATCAAGGCCGCATTCGAGCAGATCGCGAAGAACGAGCGGCGCGATGTGGGCCTCATCCTGCGCCGCATCGAGGATGCGCCCGATGCCGAGCTCCGCGCCGAGGTCGTCGTGCACACGGTCGGCGCCCTCGTCCGCATGAGCATGGACCAGCTCCTGCACCACCAGTCCACCGAGCCCTTCGGCGACCTCATCACGCGACGCCTCGGCCTCGCCCGCTCCCTCTACGCACCGTCACAGAAAGACCACTGA
- a CDS encoding Asp23/Gls24 family envelope stress response protein: MANVTGGTQPKAQIVAPQLGTAAGKTTIEDAVVAKIAGIAAREVDGVYALGGGAARMVGAIRDALNTTDLSQGISVEVGETQVAVDVTIVAEYPVSLQKVADEVRAAIHRAMVELVGMDVAEVNVTVNDVHIPSDDEGDGTQETRVQ, translated from the coding sequence ATGGCGAACGTGACTGGTGGCACCCAGCCCAAGGCTCAGATCGTCGCACCGCAGCTGGGGACCGCTGCGGGCAAGACCACGATCGAGGATGCGGTGGTGGCGAAGATCGCCGGCATCGCGGCTCGTGAGGTCGACGGTGTCTATGCGCTCGGCGGGGGCGCCGCGCGCATGGTGGGGGCGATCCGCGACGCGCTCAACACGACCGACCTCTCGCAGGGGATCAGCGTCGAGGTCGGCGAGACGCAGGTCGCGGTCGACGTGACGATCGTCGCGGAGTATCCGGTCTCGCTGCAGAAGGTGGCGGACGAGGTCCGCGCCGCGATCCACCGCGCCATGGTGGAACTGGTCGGCATGGACGTCGCCGAGGTCAACGTGACGGTCAACGATGTGCACATCCCCTCCGACGACGAGGGCGACGGCACGCAGGAGACGCGAGTCCAGTGA
- a CDS encoding DUF2273 domain-containing protein, producing MNTSVIGAAVAAVLALTWVVLGFWAFLLVALAMLIGAVAGRIIDGRLDVRALAEVFRGRRSSS from the coding sequence GTGAACACCTCGGTGATCGGTGCGGCGGTCGCGGCGGTGCTGGCGTTGACCTGGGTCGTCCTGGGCTTCTGGGCATTCCTGCTCGTGGCGCTGGCGATGTTGATCGGCGCGGTCGCCGGCCGCATCATCGATGGACGACTCGACGTCCGCGCGCTCGCCGAGGTCTTCCGAGGCCGGCGCTCCTCGTCATGA
- a CDS encoding CsbD family protein, which produces MGADDKIKAAAEKLAGKAKETAGKVVGDDKLVAEGKTEQAKGEVRDAAENVKDAFKK; this is translated from the coding sequence ATGGGCGCTGACGACAAGATCAAGGCCGCTGCGGAAAAGCTCGCCGGTAAGGCGAAGGAGACCGCGGGCAAGGTCGTCGGAGACGACAAGCTCGTCGCCGAGGGCAAGACCGAGCAGGCCAAGGGCGAGGTCCGGGATGCCGCGGAGAACGTCAAGGACGCTTTCAAGAAGTGA
- a CDS encoding RNA polymerase sigma factor, with product MEEQRFRRALEHADDGIVAGRAMDGDVEAFAVLVRRYTPMMRAYTQRMLNASADVDDIVQESFVTAWQRFGELEDPSKVKSWLMRIVSRKAVDRIRAIRPAVDIDSIDRPAPLHASPSAVVEVRAGVAALGAALRELPDAQRECWVLREIGGYSYDEISEELDIPVSTARGLLARARKYMIVRMEEWR from the coding sequence ATGGAAGAGCAACGCTTTCGAAGGGCGCTCGAGCATGCGGATGACGGCATCGTCGCCGGGCGCGCGATGGACGGGGACGTCGAGGCGTTCGCCGTCCTCGTGCGCCGGTACACGCCGATGATGCGCGCATACACGCAGCGGATGCTGAACGCCTCGGCCGACGTCGATGACATCGTGCAGGAGTCGTTCGTCACCGCCTGGCAGCGGTTCGGCGAACTCGAGGACCCGTCGAAGGTCAAGAGCTGGCTGATGCGGATCGTGAGTCGCAAGGCTGTGGACCGCATCCGCGCCATCCGCCCGGCGGTGGACATCGACTCGATCGACCGCCCGGCTCCGCTGCACGCCTCGCCGTCCGCGGTGGTCGAGGTGCGGGCGGGAGTCGCAGCCCTGGGCGCCGCGCTGCGGGAGCTCCCCGATGCGCAGCGCGAGTGCTGGGTCCTGCGGGAGATCGGCGGGTACTCGTACGACGAGATCTCCGAGGAGCTCGACATCCCGGTTTCGACCGCACGCGGACTGCTCGCACGGGCACGGAAATACATGATCGTACGGATGGAGGAGTGGCGATGA
- a CDS encoding SDR family oxidoreductase, which yields MTILVTGATGNLGRLIIAALIERGADPQSIVAGARDTAKGADLGVPVVHLDYTDPASVAAAVAGVDTVVLVSGSEVGQRVAQHRAVIDASKAAGVSKLVYTSAPKATTSDLVLAPEHKATEELIAASGLPAVILRNNWYTENYAADLTRAAETGVLAAGTGDGRVASASRKDFADAAAVVALEDGHLGEVYELGGDVAWTYRDLAAAFSEITGREVSYVPVAFDDQVAALVEAGLDEGTAGFVAALDAGIKDGALADTDGTLSRLIGRPTTPLVDGLRAAV from the coding sequence ATGACCATTCTCGTCACCGGTGCGACCGGCAACCTCGGCCGCCTGATCATCGCCGCCCTGATCGAGCGCGGCGCCGATCCGCAGTCGATCGTCGCCGGAGCTCGCGACACCGCCAAGGGCGCCGACCTGGGTGTCCCCGTCGTGCACCTCGACTACACGGATCCCGCCTCCGTCGCGGCCGCCGTCGCGGGTGTCGACACCGTCGTCCTCGTCTCGGGATCCGAGGTCGGCCAGCGCGTGGCCCAGCACCGGGCGGTCATCGACGCCTCGAAGGCCGCCGGCGTCTCGAAGCTCGTCTACACCAGCGCCCCGAAGGCGACCACGAGCGACCTCGTCCTCGCCCCCGAGCACAAGGCGACCGAAGAGCTCATCGCCGCGTCCGGGCTGCCGGCGGTAATCCTGCGCAACAACTGGTACACCGAGAACTACGCCGCCGACCTCACCCGCGCCGCCGAGACCGGCGTGCTCGCCGCCGGCACCGGTGACGGCCGCGTCGCCTCGGCCAGTCGCAAGGACTTCGCGGATGCCGCGGCTGTCGTCGCGCTCGAGGACGGACACCTCGGCGAGGTCTACGAGTTGGGCGGCGACGTCGCCTGGACCTACCGCGACCTGGCCGCCGCGTTCTCCGAGATCACCGGACGCGAGGTCTCGTACGTGCCGGTCGCGTTCGACGACCAGGTGGCCGCTCTCGTCGAGGCCGGACTCGATGAGGGGACCGCCGGATTCGTCGCCGCGCTGGACGCCGGCATCAAGGACGGTGCCCTCGCCGACACCGACGGGACCCTCTCGCGCCTGATCGGGCGTCCGACCACCCCGCTCGTCGACGGGCTGCGCGCGGCCGTCTGA
- a CDS encoding winged helix-turn-helix transcriptional regulator: MTVSFAQIKESVPFAFDQNCGTRVVLDHIMSKWGVLVLSCLSDGTRRWGELRREVDGISEKMLASTLRTLAEDGLVHRESLPTVPPHVEYSLTPLGRDLMERMLPLMEWVADHADSMLGRA; the protein is encoded by the coding sequence ATGACGGTTAGTTTCGCGCAGATAAAGGAATCCGTACCGTTCGCCTTCGATCAGAACTGCGGCACGCGGGTGGTGCTCGACCACATCATGAGCAAGTGGGGCGTGCTGGTGCTCTCGTGTCTGTCGGACGGCACGCGCCGCTGGGGCGAGCTGCGCCGGGAGGTCGACGGCATCAGCGAGAAGATGCTCGCCTCGACCCTGCGCACCCTCGCCGAGGACGGTCTCGTGCACCGGGAATCGCTCCCGACCGTGCCGCCGCACGTGGAGTACAGCCTCACACCGCTGGGTCGCGATCTGATGGAGCGGATGCTGCCGCTGATGGAGTGGGTCGCCGACCATGCCGACAGCATGCTCGGAAGGGCCTGA
- a CDS encoding APC family permease, with protein sequence MATTPIHLERPDGKGLAAGTLGLWGSTVIGLASTAPVYSLVATLGFVVMAVGAQAPIAFIIAFVPMLLIAFAYRELNNAVPDCGTTFTWGTKAFGPWVGWMGGWGVAVAGMVVLANLAQIASVYFWSLIGQDLENDDWRVVVVAVVFIAAMTWVSWRGVEIGERIQNILLGIQYLALAIFVVAALWQFFAGTAPNPTPFDWEWMNPFAFTDWSGFTEAILLALFIYWGWDTCLALNEETKDPKRIPGRAALLTTVILLFTYVAVTIAAMMYAGLGESGTGLGNEKNADDFFLAIKDGLLGPFGWVLVVSVIISAISSTQTTILPTARGTLAMGVYRALPAKFKEVHPTYKTPSFSTIVMGVVASVYYIGMTLISDNILQDSILSLGLAIAFYYAITGFACVWYFRKDLTASPREFFFKGLFPLLGGLMLTWAFIQSAIDMWAVDYGYTELFGIGGTFVIGVGSLAFGLVLMFVWYAFPRSKRFFRGESLNRDTEVMVPDEPNVTIRSIDGGI encoded by the coding sequence ATGGCTACGACGCCCATTCACCTTGAACGACCCGACGGCAAGGGACTGGCCGCAGGCACCCTGGGCCTGTGGGGATCCACCGTCATCGGTCTCGCCTCCACGGCGCCCGTGTACTCGCTGGTCGCGACGCTCGGCTTCGTCGTCATGGCCGTCGGCGCGCAGGCCCCCATCGCGTTCATCATCGCGTTCGTCCCGATGCTCCTGATCGCCTTCGCGTACCGGGAGCTCAACAACGCCGTGCCCGACTGCGGCACGACCTTCACCTGGGGGACGAAGGCGTTCGGACCGTGGGTCGGTTGGATGGGCGGATGGGGCGTGGCCGTCGCCGGCATGGTCGTGCTCGCCAACCTCGCGCAGATCGCCTCGGTCTACTTCTGGTCGCTGATCGGCCAGGACCTCGAGAACGACGACTGGCGGGTCGTCGTGGTCGCGGTCGTGTTCATCGCCGCTATGACCTGGGTGAGCTGGCGCGGGGTCGAGATCGGCGAGCGGATCCAGAACATCCTCCTCGGGATCCAGTACCTCGCCCTCGCGATCTTCGTCGTCGCCGCGCTGTGGCAGTTCTTCGCCGGCACGGCTCCGAACCCCACCCCCTTCGACTGGGAGTGGATGAACCCGTTCGCGTTCACCGACTGGTCGGGCTTCACCGAGGCCATCCTGCTCGCGCTCTTCATCTACTGGGGCTGGGACACCTGCCTCGCCCTCAACGAGGAGACGAAAGACCCGAAGCGCATCCCGGGCCGCGCCGCGCTGCTGACCACCGTGATCCTGCTGTTCACCTATGTCGCCGTGACCATCGCGGCCATGATGTACGCGGGGCTGGGGGAGAGCGGCACCGGCCTCGGCAACGAGAAGAATGCGGACGACTTCTTCCTCGCCATCAAGGACGGCCTGCTCGGCCCGTTCGGCTGGGTGCTCGTGGTGTCGGTGATCATCTCGGCGATCTCGTCGACGCAGACCACCATCCTGCCGACCGCCCGCGGCACGCTCGCGATGGGCGTCTACCGCGCCCTGCCCGCGAAGTTCAAAGAGGTGCACCCCACCTACAAGACGCCGTCGTTCTCGACGATCGTCATGGGCGTCGTCGCCTCCGTCTACTACATCGGCATGACGCTGATCAGCGACAACATCCTCCAGGACTCGATCCTGTCGCTCGGCCTGGCGATCGCGTTCTACTACGCCATCACCGGCTTCGCGTGCGTCTGGTACTTCCGCAAGGACCTGACCGCCTCGCCGCGGGAGTTCTTCTTCAAGGGACTCTTCCCGCTGCTGGGCGGGCTCATGCTGACCTGGGCCTTCATCCAGTCCGCGATCGACATGTGGGCCGTCGACTACGGCTACACGGAGCTGTTCGGCATCGGCGGCACGTTCGTGATCGGCGTCGGCTCGCTGGCGTTCGGCCTGGTGCTGATGTTCGTCTGGTACGCGTTCCCGCGGTCGAAGCGGTTCTTCCGCGGCGAGAGCCTGAACCGCGACACCGAGGTGATGGTGCCCGACGAGCCGAACGTGACGATCCGGTCGATCGACGGCGGCATCTGA
- the rraA gene encoding ribonuclease E activity regulator RraA has protein sequence MPVSTADLYDELEEAIQSLSLPLRSFGARSAFDGPIRTVRCFEDNALVKAVLATPGDGAVLVVDGGGSLERALMGDLIAASAVANGWAGVVIHGAIRDRVAIDGLDLGVKALGTNPRKSVKLGAGEVDAILEFGGVVFRPGARLYSDEDGILVER, from the coding sequence ATGCCGGTCTCCACGGCCGACCTGTACGACGAACTCGAAGAGGCCATCCAGTCGCTGTCGCTGCCGTTGCGCTCATTCGGGGCGCGGTCGGCGTTCGACGGTCCGATCCGCACGGTGCGCTGCTTCGAGGACAACGCGCTGGTGAAGGCGGTGCTGGCGACGCCCGGCGACGGTGCCGTGCTCGTCGTCGACGGCGGCGGCTCGCTGGAGCGCGCGCTCATGGGCGACCTGATCGCCGCCTCGGCGGTGGCGAACGGCTGGGCGGGAGTCGTGATCCACGGGGCGATCCGCGACCGTGTCGCGATCGACGGGCTCGACCTCGGCGTCAAGGCCCTCGGAACCAACCCCCGCAAGAGCGTGAAGCTCGGCGCGGGAGAGGTCGACGCGATCCTCGAGTTCGGAGGAGTGGTGTTCCGGCCCGGCGCACGTCTCTACAGCGATGAGGACGGCATCCTCGTCGAGCGCTGA
- the truA gene encoding tRNA pseudouridine(38-40) synthase TruA, whose protein sequence is MRIRLDIAYDGTHFRGWAKQPTLRTVQGTLEAALARIVGSDVQFVVAGRTDAGVHASGQVAHVDLDERQWARIEARQGRTPQDPVEAIAGRMRGVLGAYSDVTVTRSSIAPEGFDARFSAVWRRYRYRLADGQTGFDPLRRHDTTTVRGRLDERAMDAAARTLIGLHDFAAYCKPRDEATTIRTLLDYRWDRDAEGVLVAEVKADAFCHSMVRALVGACVAVGEGRLDVDDLVVLRDALTRTSEFKVLAARGLILTEVGYPADELLSARAEQTRARRDGTSGGD, encoded by the coding sequence GTGCGCATCCGGCTCGACATCGCCTACGACGGCACCCACTTCCGCGGGTGGGCGAAGCAGCCGACGCTCCGCACGGTGCAGGGCACGCTGGAGGCCGCTCTCGCCCGGATCGTCGGCTCCGACGTGCAGTTCGTGGTGGCCGGCCGCACCGACGCCGGCGTGCACGCGAGCGGCCAGGTCGCACACGTCGATCTCGACGAGAGGCAGTGGGCGCGCATCGAGGCCCGGCAGGGGCGTACGCCGCAGGACCCGGTCGAGGCCATCGCCGGGCGCATGCGCGGCGTGCTCGGGGCCTACTCCGACGTGACGGTCACCCGCTCGTCGATCGCGCCCGAAGGGTTCGACGCCCGGTTCTCCGCGGTGTGGCGCCGCTACCGGTACCGTCTCGCCGACGGGCAGACCGGATTCGACCCGCTGCGTCGCCACGACACGACCACCGTCCGCGGGCGCCTCGACGAGCGGGCGATGGATGCCGCCGCCCGAACCCTCATCGGGCTGCACGACTTCGCGGCGTACTGCAAGCCTCGTGACGAGGCGACGACGATCCGCACCCTGCTCGACTACCGCTGGGATCGCGACGCCGAGGGTGTGCTCGTCGCGGAGGTCAAGGCCGACGCGTTCTGCCACAGCATGGTGCGCGCGCTGGTCGGCGCCTGTGTCGCGGTGGGGGAGGGACGCCTCGATGTGGACGACCTCGTGGTGCTGCGCGATGCGCTGACCCGGACGAGCGAGTTCAAGGTGCTGGCGGCCCGCGGACTGATCCTCACCGAGGTCGGGTATCCGGCCGACGAGCTGCTCTCCGCCCGGGCGGAGCAGACGCGGGCACGACGCGACGGCACCAGCGGCGGCGACTGA
- a CDS encoding WXG100 family type VII secretion target, whose protein sequence is MADFGASYAEMEQVASSLSQARDDIQGQLDTLKGQVDTLLGEDFKTQHASGKFGEGYTELTTGLKTAVDGINDMSESLLGMMRAIQDLDQQLAGS, encoded by the coding sequence ATGGCCGATTTCGGTGCGTCTTATGCAGAGATGGAGCAGGTGGCGTCGTCGCTGTCGCAGGCTCGTGATGACATTCAGGGTCAGCTGGACACGCTGAAGGGTCAGGTGGACACCCTGCTGGGTGAGGACTTCAAGACGCAGCACGCGTCGGGGAAGTTCGGTGAGGGCTACACGGAGCTGACGACGGGTCTGAAGACCGCGGTCGACGGCATCAACGACATGTCCGAGTCGCTGCTCGGCATGATGCGCGCGATCCAGGACCTGGACCAGCAGCTCGCCGGCAGCTGA
- a CDS encoding endonuclease/exonuclease/phosphatase family protein — MKVISYNLQKHRAAGELAALVREHDPDILCLQECDVPELPREIGDLALADATQGNRLGLALFYRSSTYHLQAFRALGLKKSLHDRIAKPAHERVLGARLRDIDDGQDFIVASFHAAPLTALNSLRRHQIRAALTELATLGEGLPQLMVGDYNYPVFKENLGQAVRDHGYALSLSDDHTYTRYRVFRGHYDFATSTGFEIERITTLPQGASDHRPILVTVKPD, encoded by the coding sequence ATGAAGGTCATCTCGTACAACCTCCAGAAGCACCGGGCGGCCGGCGAACTCGCGGCCCTGGTGCGCGAACACGACCCCGACATCCTGTGCCTGCAGGAGTGCGACGTGCCGGAGCTCCCGCGCGAGATCGGCGATCTCGCGCTCGCGGATGCGACGCAGGGCAACCGCCTGGGACTCGCGCTCTTCTACCGGTCGAGCACCTATCACCTGCAGGCGTTCCGTGCGCTCGGACTGAAGAAGTCGCTGCACGACCGCATCGCGAAGCCGGCCCACGAGCGCGTGCTGGGCGCCCGGCTGCGCGACATCGACGACGGACAGGACTTCATCGTCGCGTCGTTCCACGCCGCACCGCTGACCGCGCTGAACTCGCTGCGACGCCACCAGATCCGCGCCGCGCTCACGGAGCTCGCGACCCTCGGGGAGGGCCTGCCGCAGCTGATGGTCGGCGACTACAACTACCCGGTGTTCAAGGAGAATCTCGGTCAGGCCGTGCGCGATCACGGGTATGCGCTCTCGCTCAGCGACGACCACACCTACACGCGCTACCGCGTGTTCCGCGGGCACTACGATTTCGCGACGTCGACCGGGTTCGAGATCGAGCGCATCACGACCCTGCCGCAGGGAGCGAGCGACCACCGTCCGATCCTCGTGACGGTCAAGCCCGACTGA
- the rplM gene encoding 50S ribosomal protein L13 yields the protein MTRTYTPKAGEVQRDWVVIDATDVVLGRLASHAATLLRGKHKPTFANHIDSGDFVIIVNAEKVALTGQKLQKKLAYRHSGYPGGLKSVTYAELLEKNPVRAVEKAIRGMLPKNSLGRQQLSKLKVYVGAEHPHAAQQPQPYTLDQVAQ from the coding sequence GTGACGCGCACTTACACCCCCAAGGCTGGCGAAGTCCAGCGCGACTGGGTCGTCATCGACGCCACCGACGTCGTTCTCGGCCGTCTGGCTTCGCACGCCGCTACGCTCCTGCGTGGCAAGCACAAGCCGACCTTCGCCAACCACATCGACTCGGGTGACTTCGTCATCATCGTGAACGCAGAGAAGGTCGCGCTCACCGGTCAGAAGCTCCAGAAGAAGCTGGCCTACCGCCACTCCGGTTACCCGGGCGGCCTGAAGTCGGTCACCTACGCCGAGCTCCTCGAGAAGAACCCGGTCCGCGCTGTGGAGAAGGCCATCCGTGGCATGCTCCCCAAGAACAGCCTCGGCCGCCAGCAGCTGTCCAAGCTCAAGGTGTACGTCGGTGCCGAGCACCCGCACGCCGCTCAGCAGCCCCAGCCGTACACCCTCGACCAGGTCGCCCAGTAA
- the rpsI gene encoding 30S ribosomal protein S9, whose translation MADIQDTTETPQNFSTSTPETDVVEAAPRPVLSVPGAAVGRRKQAIARVRIVPGSGTITVNGRTIEDYFPNKLHQQLINDPFTVLNLAGAYDVIARISGGGPSGQAGALRLGIARSLNGIDEENNRPTLKKAGFLSRDARVKERKKAGLKKARKAPQYSKR comes from the coding sequence GTGGCTGACATCCAGGACACCACCGAAACCCCCCAGAACTTCTCGACGTCGACTCCCGAGACCGACGTGGTCGAGGCGGCTCCCCGCCCCGTCCTCAGCGTCCCGGGTGCCGCTGTCGGCCGTCGCAAGCAGGCCATCGCCCGCGTGCGCATCGTCCCCGGCTCGGGCACGATCACGGTCAACGGCCGCACGATCGAGGACTACTTCCCGAACAAGCTGCACCAGCAGCTGATCAACGACCCGTTCACGGTGCTCAACCTCGCCGGCGCGTACGACGTCATCGCACGCATCTCCGGTGGTGGCCCCTCGGGTCAGGCCGGTGCACTGCGCCTCGGCATCGCTCGTTCGCTGAACGGCATCGACGAGGAGAACAACCGTCCGACCCTGAAGAAGGCCGGCTTCCTCTCGCGCGACGCTCGCGTCAAGGAGCGCAAGAAGGCTGGACTCAAGAAGGCCCGTAAGGCGCCTCAGTACTCGAAGCGTTAA